One Mytilus trossulus isolate FHL-02 chromosome 5, PNRI_Mtr1.1.1.hap1, whole genome shotgun sequence DNA segment encodes these proteins:
- the LOC134717737 gene encoding uncharacterized protein LOC134717737, with translation MTKKKAIRVGHRGAARRLISKIEEELEKETTQRDEIESLCETLKKKRDILSELDSEILEEIAEENMEAEIEDSDRIKCSIRELESLGTNESTFGAILTPIIYNKLPSDVRKNITRDRGNDDWDIESLRTAIKREVCVQVAGQSTGQSNEDLEILPTASFIAETFPGKNRKQSRKKCLFCEESHHPNTCKNVKDVEKRIEIVKRKKVCFNCFGSHRVAECKSEFKCRQCGKRHHTSIHVQVHNTEPKSLTENQYNTQKTVAHTAVEETPLELTTSLHSTVTAHTDVLLKTAVTPVWSENRSIMTNILLDEGAQNSFITEDLARKLEIESTEKIALKISGFGGNGGQVRHLDKANIAIETVDNQRIEIDVIIVPKIAAPIQTKSQKEIKALQYLRGLRLAHPICAEDKFNISLLIGADYYWSIVEDEIIRGNGPTAVKSKIGYLLSGPVLTKNGSSSKQSAMLNILTDHRAVVCDLEKFWNLEALGVSGSDTIKSQSEVVREYGEKSIILENGKYTAKLPWKPDFLPLPHNMELVKQRTEQERRHFIEKVEETKLPTDRPVHYIPHHPVSKESSTTPIRIVYDCSCKDGRDNPSLNECLESHPPVMNDITGILMRFRAKKYATTSDLEKAFLQIQLDEKDRDATRFLWLSDPTNTSSPLITYRFKSVLFGATCSPFILSATLLKHFKENPGKLSDTLENGLYVDNILTSFDNENDVIDYYRRSRELLTKGGFNLRSWNSNSPKLQEIASKEKTLDKDEPTKILGMQWNAKSDKLFYQSNAFEMDKKGKLTKRYILRQSSKIFDPLGLLSPVTVKAKIFMQSLWKLNLEWDEILPEDIQSKWILISRDLATSLETEIHRSTQTQNENNRNLPTLHVFTDASTHAYGACAHILYDRKPTIVMAKNRVAPIKNITLPKLELMGAVIGARLADHICKNFPETFSEIQFWSDSQIVLSWLSSVKPQRQFIKNRIEEIKSLCGDNVWRYCPTKDNPADLLTRGITSEELQQNEIWFSGPKWLNSKEDWPTWNGNNVTSSVCTTISENDDKIETMENNQNLRIGIGEIIDIERYNSYRKLTRITAYVMRFATNCRATEAERKKDLLRSDEIKNAKFLWIRYTQGKIFSNEINCIDNSTKRKALVRQLKLFLDEKQLLRCGGRRIDNATVGETVKFPYLLPAKDRLTHLIVLEAHENTLHSGINITLAYIQQTFWIPKLRQCVKSILMKCVTCRKVIGKSYPAPEIQPLPKERVQDATPFSITGVDFTGALTTRNRHNEESKVYICLFTCAVTRAVHLELVYDLSEESFLLCFRRFVSRRSVPKIMMSDNALTFKAASNEISRLCNSRKVKENIQNYGIEWKFIPNRAPWFGGMWERMIGLTKISLKKVLGRAHVNNETLRTVLTEIEATLNDRPVTYISTDIRDPEPLTPSHLIHGRRITTLPYGSLKSAIDNINICELTHTNLNNQAIRQRQLIKNFWTRWKGEYLTSLREYHQRAGVDVRKIKEGDVVQIHDESKRVHWKLGVVQDTIKGKDGLVRVAMVRTKTGITNRPVTKLYPLEVNSMDCYLRRSERRN, from the exons ATGACGAAAAAGAAAGCCATTCGAGTGGGCCATCGAGGAGCCGCGAGGAGATTAATTTCAAAGATTGAAGAGGAATTAGAGAAAGAAACAACACAACGCGACGAAATAGAAAGCCTATGTGAAACTTTGAAGAAGAAGAGGGATATTCTTTCGGAACTTGATAGTGAAATTTTAGAGGAGATTGCAGAGGAAAACATGGAAGCAGAGATAGAAGACTCAGATCG AATTAAGTGTAGCATACGCGAATTAGAATCGTTAGGAACAAACGAGAGTACATTTGGAGCCATTCTCACGCctattatatacaataaattgCCGTCCGACGTACGAAAAAACATAACCCGAGATCGCGGAAACGACGACTGGGACATCGAATCATTGAGAACAGCAATTAAGAGGGAAGTATGCGTACAGGTCGCAGGACAATCTACAGGTCAAAGTAATGAAGATTTAGAAATTTTACCGACCGCTTCGTTTATTGCCGAAACATTTCCAGGAAAGAACAGGAAACAGTCACGtaagaaatgtttattttgtgaaGAATCCCATCATCCAAATACATGCAAAAACGTGAAAGATGTTGAGAAACGAATTGAAATTGTGAAGCGAAAAAAGGTATGTTTTAACTGTTTCGGAAGTCATAGAGTAGCTGAATGTAAATCAGAATTTAAATGCCGCCAGTGTGGAAAGAGACATCACAcgagtatacatgtacaagtacatAACACAGAACCAAAGAGCTTAACCGAAAACCAGTATAATACACAAAAGACCGTAGCACATACTGCCGTAGAGGAAACGCCACTAGAGCTAACCACATCATTGCATTCTACTGTTACTGCACATACAGATGTTTTACTGAAAACTGCCGTAACTCCAGTTTGGTCCGAAAATCGATCTATCATGACAAATATTCTACTTGACGAGGGAGCACAAAACTCATTCATAACTGAAGATTTAGCTAGAAAATTAGAAATTGAGTCCACCGAAAAGATTGCACTGAAAATATCTGGATTTGGAGGAAACGGAGGACAAGTTCGTCATCTTGATAAAGCAAACATAGCTATTGAAACAGTTGATAATCAAAGAATAGAAATAGACGTAATAATTGTACCGAAAATTGCCGCTCCTATTCAGACAAAATCACAAAAGGAAATCAAAGCACTGCAATACTTACGTGGTTTACGACTCGCACATCCGATATGCGCAGAAGACAAGTTTAACATATCTTTATTGATTGGCGCAGACTATTACTGGTCAATAGTTGAAGATGAAATAATAAGAGGAAATGGACCGACCGCAGTTAAGTCGAAAATTGGTTATCTCTTGTCGGGACCCGTACTTACTAAAAACGGAAGTAGTTCAAAACAATCAGCAATGTTGAATATTTTGACTGACCACAGAGCCGTTGTTTGCGACTTAGAAAAGTTTTGGAACTTAGAAGCGTTGGGAGTTTCAGGAAGCGATACCATTAAAAGTCAGTCTGAAGTTGTAAGAGAATACGGAGAAAAGTCTATAATACTAGAAAATGGAAAGTACACAGCTAAGTTACCATGGAAACCAGATTTCCTTCCGCTACCGCATAACATGGAATTGGTTAAACAGAGAACAG AGCAGGAGAGaagacattttattgaaaaggtTGAGGAAACAAAACTTCCTACAGATCGACCCGTACATTATATACCGCATCATCCTGTTTCCAAGGAATCATCTACTACGCCAATACGCATTGTTTATGATTGTAGCTGCAAAGATGGAAGAGATAATCCAAGTCTAAATGAATGCTTAGAATCACATCCACCTGTTATGAATGACATTACGGGAATTCTTATGAGATTTCGCGCTAAGAAATATGCTACAACATCAGATTTAGAAAAGGCATTTCTACAAATACAGCTCGACGAGAAAGACCGAGATGCAACGAGGTTCTTATGGCTTAGCGATCCTACAAACACATCAAGTCCGCTAATAACATATCGATTCAAGTCCGTACTCTTCGGAGCTACATGTTCGCCATTCATTTTGAGCGCCACACTTCTCAAGCACTTTAAGGAAAATCCGGGGAAACTTTCAGATACACTTGAAAATGGGTTATATGTGGACAACATTTTAACTAGCTTTGATAACGAAAATGACGTAATAGATTATTACAGGAGATCGAGAGAATTACTTACGAAAGGCGGATTTAACCTACGCTCATGGAATTCAAACAGTCCAAAATTACAAGAAATCGCTAGCAAAGAAAAAACCTTAGACAAAGATGAGCCTACTAAAATTCTTGGTATGCAATGGAACGCTAAATCGGACAAGTTGTTTTATCAAAGTAACGCGTTCGAAATggacaaaaaaggaaaacttactaaaagatatattttacgGCAATCATCCAAGATTTTCGATCCGTTAGGACTATTAAGCCCAGTTACTGTAAAAGCGAAAATCTTTATGCAATCACTTTGGAAGCTAAATTTGGAGTGGGACGAAATATTACCGGAAGATATCCAATCAAAATGGATATTAATTTCACGAGATCTAGCAACGAGCTTAGAAACAGAGATTCATCGAAGTACACAGACACAAAACGAGAATAACAGAAATTTACCAACTCTACATGTATTTACCGATGCTTCAACTCACGCGTACGGCGCATGCGCGCACATCTTGTATGACAGAAAACCAACAATAGTAATGGCAAAGAATCGAGTTGCGCCTATCAAGAATATAACTTTACCAAAACTAGAGCTTATGGGGGCTGTAATTGGAGCAAGACTTGCTGATCATATCTGCAAAAACTTTCCAGAAACTTTCAGTGAAATACAATTTTGGAGTGATAGTCAAATCGTACTTAGTTGGCTTTCATCCGTAAAACCACAGagacaatttatcaaaaacagaattgaagaaattaaaagttTGTGTGGAGATAATGTATGGAGATACTGCCCTACGAAAGACAATCCCGCAGATCTACTTACACGTGGTATAACATCTGAAGAACTGCAACAGAACGAAATATGGTTTAGTGGACCTAAATGGTTAAACAGCAAAGAAGATTGGCCGACATGGAACGGAAACAATGTAACGTCTAGTGTATGTACAACAATATCGGAGAAcgatgacaaaattgaaactATGGAGaataatcaaaatttacgtATTGGTATAGGAGAAATCATAGATATCGAACGGTACAATTCTTATAGAAAACTAACCCGCATTACCGCATATGTAATGAGATTCGCAACAAACTGCAGAGCAACAGAAGCTGAACGAAAGAAAGATTTGTTACGTagtgatgaaattaaaaatgcaaaattccTATGGATAAGATATAcacaaggtaaaatatttagtaaCGAAATAAATTGTATAGATAATTCTACAAAACGTAAAGCACTTGTGCGACAATTAAAGCTCTTTCTAGACGAAAAGCAATTATTACGATGTGGTGGCCGCCGAATAGACAATGCGACAGTAGGAGAAACAGTCAAGTTTCCATATCTGTTACCGGCAAAGGACCGTCTCACACATTTGATAGTGTTAGAAGCACATGAGAATACACTACATTCAGGAATAAATATCACTCTAGCATACATACAACAAACATTTTGGATTCCGAAATTAAGACAGTGCGTCAAATCTATATTGATGAAATGTGTAACGTGCCGAAAAGTAATCGGAAAATCTTATCCCGCACCAGAAATTCAACCATTACCAAAAGAGAGAGTTCAAGATGCCACACCCTTTAGCATAACCGGTGTAGACTTCACAGGTGCGCTAACGACAAGAAACAGACACAACGAAGAATCGAAGGTTTACATTTGCCTATTTACATGTGCTGTCACTCGAGCCGTACATTTGGAATTAGTTTACGATCTCAGCGAAGAatcttttttattgtgtttccGGAGATTTGTAAGTCGACGATCAGTGCCGAAAATAATGATGTCAGATAATGCGCTAACATTTAAAGCTGCTTCAAACGAAATTTCACGACTTTGCAATTCTagaaaagttaaagaaaatattcagaATTATGGCATTGAATGGAAGTTCATCCCAAATAGAGCTCCATGGTTCGGAGGCATGTGGGAAAGAATGATTGgcttaacaaaaatatcacTTAAGAAAGTATTAGGACGTGCACATGTCAACAATGAGACTCTAAGGACTGTATTAACAGAGATCGAAGCCACACTCAACGATCGACCAGTGACGTATATTTCAACAGATATCAGAGATCCGGAGCCGCTTACACCATCCCATCTTATACATGGACGAAGGATAACAACTTTACCGTATGGATCGTTAAAAAGTGCTAttgacaatataaatatttgtgaatTAACACACACAAACTTGAACAATCAAGCGATACGACAGAGACAATTGATTAAGAACTTCTGGACAAGATGGAAAGGAGAATACCTTACTTCATTGCGAGAATATCACCAAAGAGCTGGAGTCGACGTTCGGAAGATCAAAGAAGGCGATGTCGTTCAGATACACGACGAATCAAAGCGCGTACATTGGAAACTTGGAGTTGTGCAGGACACTATTAAAGGCAAGGACGGCTTAGTACGCGTCGCTATGGTGCGTACCAAAACAGGAATTACAAATCGACCCGTGACGAAACTCTACCCATTAGAAGTCAACAGCATGGACTGTTATCTGAGACGAAGTGAACGAAGAAACTAA